The sequence below is a genomic window from Chelonoidis abingdonii isolate Lonesome George chromosome 6, CheloAbing_2.0, whole genome shotgun sequence.
GGCATCTTCCATCTCTCCAAGCAATGTGGTGGTGTGACTCCCTGCCATTTTCTGCTGCACCACTCTATCCACTTGCAACAATCGCTCCTCCTCTTCATGTATCTCCTGAATGAGTttgtggaatgggggtgggtttTGGGCCCACTCCCTCAGCTGCATTTGCCACAACATCAACCCATCTTGTCGGGTGCCCCGAAGGATTTGGTCCAACCTCGCAGAGTCAATGCGCTTGGTGGAGATGCCCTCCTTCCGCACTACCTGCTGTAGCAAATCCTCTAGTCTCCTGATGAAATCTGACAATCATTCGTGGGGCTCCTGATAGGTATGGCGGAAACGATAATGCAGGTCTTCACTGCTATCAGTAGTACCGCAGACACTCTCAAGAGCGGTTAAATAGTCTTGCACTGTGGCAGTTGGTTGTAAGTCTTTCAGGGCTCGGATAATTCGCATGGCAGGTCCCTTCAGACTCTCAAGCACACATTTCCGCTTCTCAGCATCAGAGCATTCCCACTCATGGACAAGTGGCACTGTAAAATTCCTCCGGGTCTCATAATCATCCTCCCCTGAGGGTACAGGTGACACCCCCGAGAATGAACATAACCGCTTGTATGGAGCACTTTCATGTACCGGCTTCAATGCNNNNNNNNNNNNNNNNNNNNNNNNNNNNNNNNNNNNNNNNNNNNNNNNNNNNNNNNNNNNNNNNNNNNNNNNNNNNNNNNNNNNNNNNNNNNNNNNNNNNNNNNNNNNNNNNNNNNNNNNNNNNNNNNNNNNNNNNNNNNNNNNNNNNNNNNNNNNNNNNNNNNNNNNNNNNNNNNNNNNNNNNNNNNNNNNNNNNNNNNNNNNNNNNNNNNNNNNNNNNNNNNNNNNNNNNNNNNNNNNNNNNNNNNNNNNNNNNNNNNNNNNNNNNNNNNNNNNNNNNNNNNNNNNNNNNNNNNNNNNNNNNNNNNNNNNNNNNNNNNNNNNNNNNNNNNNNNNNNNNNNNNNNNNNNNNNNNNNNNNNNNNNNNNNNNNNNNNNNNNNNNNNNNNNNNNNNNNNNNNNNNNNNNNNNNNNNNNNNNNNNNNNNNNNNNNNNNNNNNNNNNNNNNNNNNNNNNNNNNNNNNNNNNNNNNNNNNNNNNNNNNNNNNNNNNNNNNNNNNNNNNNNNNNNNNNNNNNNNNNNNNNNNNNNNNNNNNNNNNNNNNNNNNNNNNNNNNNNNNNNNNNNNNNNNNNNNNNNNNNNNNNNNNNNNNNNNNNNNNNNNNNNNNNNNNNNNNNNNNNNNNNNNNNNNNNNNNNNNNNNNNNNNNNNNNNNNNNNNNNNNNNNNNNNNNNNNNNNNNNNNNNNNNNNNNNNNNNNNNNNNNNNNNNNNNNNNNNNNNNNNNNNNNNNNNNNNNNNNNNNNNNNNNNNNNNNNNNNNNNNNNNNNNNNNNNNNNNNNNNNNNNNNNNNNNNNNNNNNNNNNNNNNNNNNNNNNNNNNNNNNNNNNNNNNNNNNNNNNNNNNNNNNNNNNNNNNNNNNNNNNNNNNNNNNNNNNNNNNNNNNggcccagtggtagcacagtctggagggGCAGGCACTGAgtaatgtgtctgcacacagagttcaggagtcctgagcaaagttccagtttagtggtgagtcttgggtgctcctggtcatctttggctccagtgaactttccccagcaaacccctccagtgccgccttctgctgctctttgcaaagccacacagagtgaccatctccccacttaactatctagcaacctccctccttgttcccagtgcagagtcacaagccagGTACTCACAGATCcacgcagctctgggcagccatgatactgcatccagctctggcctgtccttcttgggcgattcctccctggcacagggctcctcctggctcctgtcctgggctgtccccaaTCGTACCTGTCCTCCTCAGGCTTCACACAGGTTCTCCCTGCTTTCTTCTCCGGGGCCTGCAgactgcctccctctctccctggagctccagtCCTGCCCCATGGAGTTTGCCTCCTGTTTTCttactctccctctcccctctgggaaaagatttaaagggaccttgctctctaaaccccaaaggggtgaCACTTGTACTAGATTGGGGTGTATCTGTACTAGCCTTCTGCAATATATTTACATAACTTATTTGTGCACACTAAACTAGCAACAACTTTGCCAAGTTTATGTACCAAACCGTCTACTTATAAGCATTTACTTTGATACCTGGCCTGACTGATTTACAGTCTCTGGTTCAGGACTCAAATCTTACACCATGCCCAGTGCTTCAGGCGCGCTCTCTACTACGTTccctgcagcttttttttttttttcttcagatgtgAAGGATGTTTACCCATCATTTTGGTAAAGCGTAATGCAGTGGGCTAACCACTCTTTTATGGCCACCTTACATTGCCATTTTTGTCCCATTTGTTCTTTGATTTCCCCTTTTTTTCATACAATCAATAGACCTATCTTAGTTTTTAGTTGTTTTTAGTTTTATATGGTGCGCCTGAGAATGTTAGGTTTGGGACTTTAATTGAGCAGTGTAGTCTTAGAGTTGTTCTGAAATACTGCAATACGCATTACTACAGTGTGTTTTGCAATGCTATGTATATaagaagtaaaacagaaattttgtAGTGACATTACAAATGAGGCTTTGCCAGGACTCCCAGTGGGCGTAAGAGGCTGTCTGAGGATTCCTTTCCAGGGTCAGGCTTTCAAACACTTTCTTCTGCAAGCACTTGGCAAAGTGCCTTAAGTTCTGCAAGAAAGGGACTAAATAGAGCATTGCTCCTGCAAGCTGCATTGTTAGGAACTCAAGTTTTTGGTGAAAGGCAATGTAAACACTTAGGCACAATAGCTGGTTTCTATCTTATTGTAGTAATAATTGAAAGAATATTTTATAACTTGTAgccttaaaaatattaaatatattgtgAGGTTCTTAAAATGTCAATGCAAAATAAATTTGGTTTTCTTCAGTGTGTGAGGGGgcgtgggagggggaagagggagagagaatcaaACATTTAACTTTTTTCCTGTACAATAATGATGTTTGTTTCCTGCATAAAAATACCTTTCCAGTAACACAAAAGAAAATTCTTTAATGTTTTACAAGTACACAAATGTTCTCTGGGGCTGAAGCTATAattttttcagaagtactgatgGTATACTCTAACCACAGTATTCTTCACTGATAATACAGTACTGGTAGCTATCGATCTATAAAAGCAAATTCTTCAGTTCTGTAACACTGCTTCCTGTGTCAAGTTTTGGCAGAGTTTTGTAGACTGTAACGATTTCCTTATTTTAATAAGTTGTACAGCCATTTGCATCAAATCTTGTTTTACTAGTTTGAAGTGCTCCTGTGTGTACAAGATCATGATGATCCAGCCATCGATGTGTGTAAAAAGCTCCTTGGCAAATACCCAAATGTTGATGCTAGATTGTTCATAGGTAAGTAATGCAACTGCATGGCACAATTCATGCCTTTATAAATGGATCGTAAAGAAgctaacagcaaaaaaatgtaTGGAGTCTTCTAAACTGGGAAACCTGTATTTGTCTGTGGATGCTGGTTCTGTAGTAGGACAGCCTATTCGAAGGAAATGTAACCTTGTCATCGACATCTTGacaccaattaaaaaaacaaactccaggagGATAACTTGTGCGAATTAATATTTGCCACTCTCTTCTACTCCAGAATCTCTCCTTTCAGTGCTAGGTCTGTGCAGCTTATCAATTACTTCAGCCTTAAGACTGCAAAAAACAATTGTGCATTGGACTTCGATGCCAGTTGGCTAGGCCTGAATGCCCAGTAATGATTTTAGAGTGTTACCATGTATCTTTGTGATAGTAGGTCTGCTCATGGGCCTGGACCCCGTTGTACTatctgctgtacaaacacagaacaacaaaTTGGTCCCTGCACCAAGGAACTTTTAATTCTATTCTCCCacccaatcaaaaaaaaaaaagatatcgtACCCAAGAGAGTCATTGCCACATATATCAGTTGAGTTGGCAAACTCAGGAGAAGGGGACTCTAACCCCTTAGAATGCAGTCTCTAAGCCCCAACAGATAGCTGAGCTCCTTTTTGTATGTACAGGGCCCTTAGTGTGATAAACAGAATTTAGTGAGCTTATAATATTGTCTCTTCGatacaaaatgtaataaaaatgttctttGGAAAAACTACAGTATCTGTTAATGGGAGGAATGTATGTCACATGTAATATAGGCTTCGACTGTCTTCTTTGTTTGGCTAAGAAGACCAGAatagattttcagaggtgaaggTTAGCATTTACCTCCACcgccctatttttttttttttttgtggaggaggaggggtgtaGAGTCTTTATTCTATTACATATTTGTAAAATAGCTTCTGGATTTGGAAACATGCATGATGTGTgtaactgttttttatttttaaggtggaAAAAAGGTTGGCATCAACCCAAAAATTAACAATTTAATGCCAGGGTATGAAGTTGCCAAGTATGATCTCATATGGATCTGTGACAGTGGAATCAGAGGTAGGTGTATGGTGGGATGGTAGTGTTTGGAATGCTCTTTTGAAATAGTTTACTTAAAAATACAGTTCTGCCTTCTataatataataattggagatatacctatctcctagaactggaagggaccttgaaaggtcattgagtccagctctctgccttcactagcaggaccaagtactgatttttgccccagatccctaagtggccccttcaaggattgaactcacaaccctgggtttagcaggccagtgctcaaaccactgagctatccctaccctcaTACTAGTTTGCTTCTTGGCTGTACCACTAGGCAGGCAATTTAGCTCTCATAAGACTATACATTAAGATTGATTTCCAATTGAGTTACAACTGTTAAAGGACGCGGTCTGCTTTAATTTGGGATCTTAAATGACATGGCTTCTAAATTcaaacacacctctaccccgatataacgtgacccaatataacacaatttcagatataacgtggtaaagcagtgctctgagggcagggggctgcacactctggcggatcaaagaaagttcgatataacgtggtttcacctataatgtggcaagattttttggctcccgaggacagcgttatattggggtagaggtgtatatgaaatGTTGTCTGTACTTCAGTTTGGTGGATTTTTGTCGATCACTCCAAAGCTAAATTAAGATGCACCTGTGTGATCAATGCTCAGTATATagctctgcacagacacaggCAGTAAGTGCCATAGCATTGGTCTTGCTACTTGAATAATTGATTGGTGGTTATGTACACACATACGCTCTAAGATGAAATAGGTATGTCTCTTGCTCTAATGTACAAGTTAAAAAATAAGAGATTTCAGTCCTAAGTAATGTCTTTTCAGTTAAAGGAGCACATCCAATTTTTTGATTTAGAGGATGTTTGCACTTCTAAAAACGAAACCAGTATTTTGATATTTCTAGTGACTGAGTTACTCGTACTCTAATTTCAGGTCTCAATCATAACTATTTCTCTTTTTGCAGaaaagctaattttaaaaaattggtttcaGTTTTTATTGTCCCACAGCTGCCAGTCTGCAAATTGTTAGAAACACGCTAGACTGTAAATGTTGACAGCTCCCAGTCTTAGTGGAATTTTTTGTTACACAAAAATATAGTTCACCAAATATGTGACTAACCTTTTCTGCACTTTTATTAGTAGAATATAAGCTCGAATATATCTTTATAGAGTGAATTTCACTACTAATAATGAACAAATGGTTTCATAGAACAAATGGCATACAGTGTTTGCATACTAATAATCTATTCATCATTTACTTAGTAACACCAGACACCCTAACTGATATGGCCAATCAAATGACAGAGAAAGTTGGTTTGGTCCATGGTTTGCCCTATGTAGCAGACAGACAGGGCTTTGCTGCCACTTTAGAACAGGTGAGTGCAATATTACTTTCTTTTATTGTGGTTTCTTTCCAACAATGTTTTTTACCTTTAAtgatctttttatatataaattaaaatattttataacatttgCATGCGCATTAAGGCTAGTTTACAGGAAATTGTAACTGTGTTGACAGCCTGTGGTTCAGTGTCTAAAATTACAATTTTATATAAAAGAGAGGTTTTAGATTTATTATAAAGTTTGTGAGAACTGACCAGGAAAGTCACTGCTTTTAGCACCGCACCCAATTGATTGAgcttcctctgtgtttgtatggggtgggggaagcttttGAATTCACCTCTGTGCTGGCAGGGAAAGTTCTTTGCTGTGAACTAGAATTGAGACTGTTACTGCCCTTTGTTTAAGGGGCAGTTCTTGTCTATTGGATCCATATATTACAGAACAAATAGCCCCTCCCTTGATGTCCTAGCAGCCTAGTCACAACTCTGCTGCCAAAAGGGCTTTCATGCTGGCCCTGAACGCCCCTCTGCCCACCAGGTCCCACCCGGAGGGGTACTGTGGGTTAAAATTGTTTGGAGAGACTTGTGAGTATTTGCCCTTGGATCAATTTCACTCTTCATAAATTTTTACTTTAATATAATTGTAAGCAgaaaaattacacaccacctctTCTGAAGAACCATCCCTAGGGTAAAAACATTTAGTTTAGCTGTGAACAAAGGAACAGTAATGGCTTAAGGTAAGACACGGGTGCAGTCCATGTGTGATCTGATGGCCACTAATGGGCCATTTATAGGAACTGTGATAATGTGCATGTTTTATTCCTGAAGACTATTCTTCATTTAGAGTGGCTGGACACATTTATGATGTAAATAAAAAGGATCACATTAAAATGCTGTAGTTTGAATAAACAAAACTTGAAAATCTCAGGAAATCTAAAGTAAAGTAtctatttgaaaaaaacaaaccaaaaccctgaaTTTTTTGCCTTGCGAAAGCACATGCTTTAGCTATTCACTAGATACCCCTTCATGACCAATCAACAGGCTTCCTTTACGCGTCCAATACTGAACCATCACATCTCCCCTAAACCACCACATAACTGAGAAATGCCTCTATGTAGTCCAGAAACGCTGCCCTGAATTCTCCATCACATAGTGAAATGAGTAGTCCTATGACTCAGTCCACTTTTCACACTATATATTATCTAGGATATCTAACTGTCCTCTTTTTCTTACCCTCCTAATACAATGTTACTAATGATACTGTGCCATCGAGATAAACAAAGATCTAGCTTAACTCGTGTATGCTACACTCTTCTAAAATCTGAATTTGTGCTCAAcaacttttcatatttttaaattaaagtcagGACCCTATTAAGTGTATTATTGCTAAGGAATGGGTATCAAACTCCAAATGTCCTGATTCTCAAAcatttctgcttgtttttacaGAATTCCAGCGGACGGTTCTTTAGGGTAGATTTCCAGCCTTAGTGCTGTCTGATAACACACTTTTGATTTCGTAACTGCCCCAACTTAGTGTTTTGGTTTTGAAGAACTATAATTGCAATGTTAATATTTTGTCAAGTAACTTTAATGATGCTGGTTTTTTACATTGTAATTGATGCTGGCAGTTGGCAGAGCAAAGTTCAGTTTACAAACTGAAACTTAATTGCTTAGTCTTTCTGACGTGCTATTGATAAACTTAGCAgaactccatttttatttttttataatttcagcaGATAATTTAGATGTTTAGTTTTAAGCATTTtctattttgattttgaattttcGCAGTTATGGGAAATTTTTGTGGGGAATCAGACAATAATTACTTAATGACAGACGTTGAggttcaaaaaattaaagctttataactatgTAAGCAGAATTGGTTaacacatgtcaaaatatacagcataaatatccttaaatcaaactgtaaGTTTGCAAGCAATATTTTTCTTACTTGCCTGTCTGTAAATGTCAATTATTATTGACAGAAAtagttttgttggtttgtgtgtacaGTGAATTTGACACTTACCAcctaaaaatctaatccttccaagcctaactgTTAACTACTGTGTGTGCCTGTCTGCAAATGAGCACAAATGGTGGATAGGGCTGGTGACACAAGCTCTGCTGGATTCCTCATAGGTCCTAGGAAGTTCTAAGCTGATTATGATGTTTATAGGTGAAACCTCagcttaatatttttataataaataactCCAAAATTCTCCATCTAcccttattaaaatcaatactGTACACCATTCTGATTTGAGGACTCGTGGGaacacagttttattttattctagatCAAGTTGTTTTTGAGACAGTTCATCAAAATTGCTGTGTTTTGTGTTCTGCACCAGTGTTATAGATTCAAATGGATAGTTGCAGAATTCTAGAAGGGGTAATATGTTCTGGTCTCCTGTGTCATAAAGCCTTGTTCTATCTGAGTCTGAGTTCTTGGACTATGTACTTGTAATAGGGCAGTGAAACATGATAAATACTTTAAGTGGGAATGAGACAATGTAAAGCAGTAACAAATATTGATACATTAATATCAATACAAGTAAACCCATTGTGCCTAATACAAGATGGGAGAttgatatttgcatttttaaagtgcaaaacttttgaaacaaggctgttttcttcagtttaggacaagaagtgaaAGTGTAGCTTTTGATTCTTTCTATGCTCTCTGTACTGTGCAGGCTGAGGAGTTTCAAAGCAAATAATAGATAGCGCAATACAAAAACTGTAGCTGCTTGAAAGGTTTCTGCCAAGTTTCTTTTAGTGAAGTCAGGCACCGCTAGCTAGCCATTGTCTTGTCCAAATCTTTTAGAGAAATAAATCTGATAGTAAAGATGCCATAAGTGAAGTAGAAAGTCATTTGACTAGAAAAATAACTTGCACAAATTGTCTGCATAATTTTAAAGCCCAATTTATTACTATTATCTTTTTGTAGGTATATTTTGGCACTTCACATCCCAGATCATATATTTCTGCCAATGTAACTGGCTTCAAATGTGTAACAGGAATGTCTTGCCTGATGAGAAAGGACGTATTAGACCAAGCTGGAGGACTGATAGCTTTTGCACAGTATATTGCTGAAGATTACTTTATGGCCAAAGCAATAGCTGACCGGTAAGATAACTTCCAGAGAGTTGTCTCTACACCATATTAATTTTACAGTGTGTTCTATAGTTACATCCTTTGTTCTTGTAAAATAAAACTAATGCCTCTTGGTTAAGTATTTGATTTGAGGCACATTCACTGTGTATGTTTAAAACTATGGTAGATGTTCCCATGTAGTGCATAAATAGCAGCATACGCCCTCCACCCTTCTGTCCCCTGTGCACGAAATGTCCTCTCTGAATTAATCTGTAGGCTACTACCCTCTACTCCTGCAAGTACCTCCTGAAGACCCACTTCTTCTGGGACCTCTGCGAGGAGTTAGCAAACAGGAGATGGCCAGGTGGTGTAGCATTGGGGATGTATGATTTtagtgttgtgttttttgtttttttttgttttaaaaatctttcagttGATTTGGAACCCCCAAGCTATGCACACACTAACCTGTGGAATCATGGAAACCTATTTTCATTACCGTGCTCATCCCTTTTCTCCTACTGTTTAGTCACATTCTTTGCATCTTGTTTCAAATAAGAGTGCAAGCTCTTCTGTGGCAAGGTACATGCCTGTGTGTTAGTGTCGTGTCGGCCCCAAAGAGATTCTGACTGACTGGGGTTTCTAGACACTGCCACAATGCAAATAACTAAGAACAGTGGTGGAAATGTGTGTCCATCTATCCTATATGAATAGATCCTGTGAGAAGTAATTAGACTTGCATCTCACTTTCAGAAGTCTGCAAGGGGTCATCAGTTTTTCTGTGAACACGGCACAAACATAATCTGTGGNttttttgtttttttttgttttaaaaatctttcagttGATTTGGAACCCCCAAGCTATGCACACACTAACCTGTGGAATCATGGAAACCTATTTTCATTACCGTGCTCATCCCTTTTCTCCTACTGTTTAGTCACATTCTTTGCATCTTGTTTCAAATAAGAGTGCAAGCTCTTCTGTGGCAAGGTACATGCCTGTGTGTTAGTGTCGTGTCGGCCCCAAAGAGATTCTGACTGACTGGGGTTTCTAGACACTGCCACAATGCAAATAACTAAGAACAGTGGTGGAAATGTGTGTCCATCTATCCTATATGAATAGATCCTGTGAGAAGTAATTAGACTTGCATCTCACTTTCAGAAGTCTGCAAGGGGTCATCAGTTTTTCTGTGAACACGGCACAAACATAATCTGTGATGTTGCTGTTGGCTCAGGTTTTCTGAAGTAGGAATGTGACTTCTTTTTCAATTACGACTCTCGTGTGTGGAGAGAGAAATTATTGCTTATATTAAGCATGATAGTTTAACCATTTTATTACAGCATATATGGCAATGATAACATGTCCTTCAACACTTGAGTTGTTCTTTACGTATGTTATTTGGAAGTTACTTATGATGTGCATTTATTTTCAGAGGTTGGAAATTTGCAATGGCCACACAAGTTGCAATGCAAAACTCTGGTTCATATTCCATTTCACAGTTTCAATCCAGAATGATCAGGTAAAAATTCTAACTATATAGTTTTTCCTCCTGTCTTTCTCTGTCATTGCCTCTAATCAGTTCACAATTATAAGGTATAATGCACTTTTCCGAACTAACTGTTTGATCTAGTAGCCCAAATAGAAGTGCTAAAGTATCACTTTACATTCTGATGCAGCTTTCATGTGGGAGAGCTTTCTAATGTATTACTGAGAGAGAAATAAACACTGAAGAGCTTTTAATAgaacaaatacaaaaatgtaagcaaacatttttctaaatacTTCAGTATACTCCAGTAGATAAGTTTTGGACTCAGTGTGCAATAACCATATAACAAATATTGTTTATGCCAATATTTGCTGGAATGGGTATTAAGCAAAAGATTAGAGGAATGTTTTACTGAAAAGAAGCTTAAAGCACAACTTATtgagggaaaggggaggaaatgaaaacagaattttaactATGTATTATGCAGCAAAGTTTGACTGGTACTAAAAATAGAccttatgtttttaattttaggtGGGCCAAGCTGCGAATTAACATGCTGCCTGCTACGATAATTTGTGAGCCAATCTCTGAATGTTTTGTTGCCAGTTTAATTATTGGATGGGCCGCTCATCACGTTTTCAGATGGGATATAATGGTATTTTTCATGTGTCACTGTTTGGCATGGTTTATATTTGATTACGTTCAGCTAAGGGGCATCCAGGTATGTAGTTGGAGTCCATATTGACCTGTGTCTTATAATAACAGATATTGCTAATGCCATTATTACAGTTAAAACTGACTTCACTTGAGAATCTTGTATAAAACACTGTCCTGGGAGATAGGATAGAATTTGGCTTCATGCATTTTCTGCTATCTTACATACACTCCAATTTAAACTGGATGAAAGGCAGGACAGAATTTGGTGTTCTGTTCTAGTTTTGTTCTTTGTAAATGCTGCAGGGAATTTTGAAATATGATACTTGAAAGACAAGCTTCTTCTCTAGATGTTTGTTTACGTGCgcctttccttttcccttcaaGATATTATGCACTCAAATGCCTAGGGAGCGAAAAGGTATGAACTACTCACGGCCTAAAACCTAGCTTATTCCTGGTGATGCAAGAGGAgattggtgtttgtttttaacatgctTTAGCTGCAAAGCCTGTGGGTATGTCTGAGAGATGAGCTGTGGTGGTGATACTTAGCTTGAGGAgacactagctctgattgagctagcatactaaaaatagtgTAGCTGCCATGGCATGAGCCGCGGGAAGGACTAGCTACCCAGAGAACAATCCTGTCTGAGGCCATAGGCACAAAATTAGAATGGCTAGCCCCTGCCTCTTCTTGCTCGGCCATGGCTGCACTCTATTTTAACATGCTAGTTTGGTCAGATCTAGTGTGGTTacgtctccttgagctgggaatcatgcCGTTAGCTCTAAGTGTAGGCATATCCTGTGACCTAGGAAAGCTGAGCTGTTTATGCATTCACCCTAGCTTGAAAATGGTACAGAAAAATATAGGGGACTTattactggggggagggagcggcAAGAGGACTTCAACAGAATTTCAAATGTGGGAAAGCACTGCATGGATCATAGTGTTCTGATCTCAAGATGGCACTGCAGGAATCTTTCAAATTGATCCCTCCTTTCTGCACCACCACCACTCTCCTCCCTcttaattctaaaaaaaaaaaaaaaataaatcttagaaTTGACTAGCATTGAAATCTTGCATTTGGTCTTGTGCCTGGCCTCCTTCTTGCAGCACCCTTAGTGGTGTGAATTTGATTCAAAATCAGTTTCATTTTACTATTGGAGGCAAAGAAACAGCACCACTGCTTCAGAGCACAGGCAGAATTGGAGTCCTGgacatttttacctttcttcagCTTGCCATCTGACCTTTGTTCTGGTGATTCTGGTCCAAATCCTCAGGAGCATTTCACCCTCCTTGGACACACGATCAGTGTACTTCCACCCAGGGAGGAACATCTGGTGTAAGGATGATCCTGCGGTGACCTATGGCTGACTATGGGGCTCATTCTCTACACACCTTCTTTGCTGTCACTGTAGTGAGGAAGGAAGAGGCAGAACCACGTGCCCCATTGCACTTCATAGACCTTGGTGTAAGTGCCTTGGCTCCATGTGGCCTTTAAGGCTGATATGACCGAGGCCAGGTCTACAGAAGCAGGgcggtcgacctaagatacgcagcttcagctacgtgaatagcttagatcaacttacctgACCATGAGAATGGCAACGAGTCAatcgctgccgctcccccattgactctgcttctgcctctcatgaGCTAgagttccagagttgatggggagcacaatcggggatcgattttatcacatctacactagacatgataaatcgatccccccaatagatcgatcactacctgccaatccagcaagtagtgaagacctgcccttagaAACATCTCTCTAGCTGCTCTCACACAGCACCTGGTGGAATGCATGCACCATGAGCAAGGCTAGCATTGGGTAGTGCCAGTGGGAGCTTCGTGCCAGGTTTGAACTCCCCTCTCCACCCTCCTGATCTTATGTGCTTTTTGTGTAGAAAGAAAtaaacccctgtgcagagggaccACACAGGACCTGTGCACTATTTACATCCTTCTTGGGCCCTGTTCTGCAGGCTTAAATGGTACATAGGCCTTGTGCCATGCTCTCTGTATAGGATGGATTTCACTCTTTGGGAGTACCCAAACATCTGGCCCACTAACTACTACTTTAGTATCTGTGAGATGCTTTTCCAACTCATCTCTGTTGCCTAAAATGAAATGTCTATTTGAAGGTCTCTCTTACAGTTTTCATTTGAAGAGACAGTTAACTAATGAGAAACTTGAGCCATTCTCcttttcccccatctcctccttCTGTACACAAGTGATTTCTCATACCCTGCTAGTAATCATGCCATGATCCTATCATTTAATATGTAGTATTCATCATGGCAGGTGAATAGTTAACTTTTGTTCGAGAAGTACAACGATTTTCAGACTGTGTATGTGAAAATAATATAAGCTTTCTTTTGACCAAGAGTACTTTTGAAATTGTATCTTCTTGTTGTTACTGTTGGTGTGTTTCTAAGTGTCTGATCCATCTCCCCGTAAAGTTAATTAACTTCATTGGGtgttgaatcaggccccaaagcATTCCACTGTGGCTGAAAGTACagtattgaaa
It includes:
- the UGCG gene encoding ceramide glucosyltransferase isoform X1, whose product is MPGYEVAKYDLIWICDSGIRVTPDTLTDMANQMTEKVGLVHGLPYVADRQGFAATLEQVYFGTSHPRSYISANVTGFKCVTGMSCLMRKDVLDQAGGLIAFAQYIAEDYFMAKAIADRGWKFAMATQVAMQNSGSYSISQFQSRMIRWAKLRINMLPATIICEPISECFVASLIIGWAAHHVFRWDIMVFFMCHCLAWFIFDYVQLRGIQGGALCFSKLDYAVAWFIRESMTIYIFLSALWDPTISWRTGRYRLRCGGTAEEILDV
- the UGCG gene encoding ceramide glucosyltransferase isoform X2; protein product: MPGYEVAKYDLIWICDSGIRVTPDTLTDMANQMTEKVGLVHGLPYVADRQGFAATLEQVYFGTSHPRSYISANVTGFKCVTGMSCLMRKDVLDQAGGLIAFAQYIAEDYFMAKAIADRGWKFAMATQVAMQNSGSYSISQFQSRMIRWAKLRINMLPATIICEPISECFVASLIIGWAAHHVFRWDIMGGALCFSKLDYAVAWFIRESMTIYIFLSALWDPTISWRTGRYRLRCGGTAEEILDV